A genomic window from Flavobacterium johnsoniae includes:
- a CDS encoding DUF493 family protein: MENDKEKNTAEFYERLKLELDNANTWPAEYLYKFIVPSVADNVERVEKAFDRMGAVIKTTKSKTGKFTSVSVDVTMHSSDDVISKYKEVSTIEGIVSL; encoded by the coding sequence ATGGAGAACGATAAAGAAAAAAATACAGCCGAATTTTACGAAAGATTAAAATTAGAACTAGATAACGCAAATACTTGGCCAGCAGAATATTTATACAAATTTATTGTTCCGTCTGTAGCCGATAATGTGGAGCGTGTCGAAAAAGCTTTTGACAGAATGGGAGCTGTTATCAAAACAACAAAATCAAAAACAGGTAAATTTACCAGCGTTTCTGTAGATGTTACAATGCACAGCTCAGACGATGTGATCAGTAAATACAAAGAAGTTTCTACAATAGAAGGTATAGTTTCATTATAA
- a CDS encoding RecQ family ATP-dependent DNA helicase, whose translation MLGAQDILLKYWKHDSFRPLQKEIIDSVLEGQDTFAVLPTGGGKSVCFQVPAMMQEGICLVISPLIALMKDQVMNLQKRDIKAIALTGGIHTEELIDLLDNCQYGNYKFLYLSPERLQSDWILERIKNLPINLIAIDEAHCVSQWGHDFRPAYLKISELKKFFPKIPFLALTATATPRVIEDIRTQLELKNPRHFQQSFERKNIAYMVFEVEDKLYRTEQILKKNPQPSIIYVRNRKACLNISSQLQSLGFTATYYHGGLSAKEKDKNMELWMSEQAQVIVATNAFGMGIDKDNVKTVIHTQLPENLENYYQESGRAGRNGAKAFSVLLYNNSDAIQTEEQFLNILPDKKFLKTMYNKLCNYFQIAYGEGLDESFSFKMNHFCNKYDFPTLKTYNALQFLNQQGIITMSQEFSEKINIQFLIESKEVIRYMSLNPNDEEIILAILRTYPGVYEVKSNLNLGLIAKKSNRSEEQVIALLEKLKEKEIIEYKSKNNDATILFNEVREDDHTINRVSKYLEKQNLVKKEQLLSVLHYIKENKTCKNRLVLDYFGEETSENCGICSYCITQKGKITEADSIADKILSLLKTASLTSREIENQIKMDAKDIISVLQELLENNHIVIQANNKYTLKS comes from the coding sequence ATGCTTGGAGCGCAGGATATCCTTCTAAAATACTGGAAACACGACAGTTTTAGACCTTTGCAAAAAGAAATTATTGATTCTGTTCTTGAAGGACAGGATACTTTTGCTGTACTTCCGACGGGTGGCGGAAAATCGGTTTGTTTTCAGGTCCCCGCTATGATGCAGGAAGGAATTTGTCTCGTAATTTCGCCTTTGATTGCCTTGATGAAAGACCAGGTAATGAATTTGCAGAAAAGAGATATTAAAGCAATTGCGCTTACGGGCGGAATTCATACAGAAGAATTGATTGATCTTTTGGATAATTGCCAGTACGGTAATTACAAATTTCTTTACTTATCTCCAGAGCGCTTGCAATCGGATTGGATTTTGGAACGCATTAAAAATCTCCCGATAAACTTAATTGCTATAGATGAAGCGCATTGTGTTTCGCAATGGGGACACGATTTTAGACCCGCTTATCTGAAAATTTCGGAACTTAAAAAGTTTTTTCCTAAAATTCCGTTTTTGGCTTTGACTGCGACGGCTACTCCTAGAGTTATTGAAGATATTAGAACGCAATTAGAATTAAAAAATCCGAGACATTTTCAGCAATCTTTTGAACGTAAAAATATTGCTTACATGGTTTTTGAAGTAGAAGATAAACTTTATAGAACCGAACAAATTCTTAAAAAAAATCCGCAACCTTCTATTATATATGTTCGAAATAGAAAGGCATGTTTGAATATTTCTTCGCAATTACAATCTTTAGGATTTACAGCAACCTATTACCATGGCGGTCTTTCTGCAAAAGAAAAAGATAAAAACATGGAATTATGGATGTCGGAGCAAGCACAAGTTATTGTGGCAACGAATGCTTTTGGAATGGGAATCGATAAAGACAATGTAAAAACCGTTATTCATACACAGCTTCCAGAAAATTTAGAAAATTATTACCAAGAATCTGGGCGAGCAGGACGAAACGGCGCTAAGGCTTTTTCGGTTTTGCTTTATAATAATTCAGATGCAATTCAGACCGAAGAGCAGTTTTTAAACATTCTTCCAGACAAAAAATTTCTAAAAACGATGTACAATAAATTGTGCAATTATTTTCAGATTGCGTACGGCGAAGGTTTAGATGAATCTTTTTCTTTTAAAATGAATCATTTTTGTAATAAATACGATTTTCCGACTTTAAAAACATATAATGCTTTACAGTTTTTAAATCAGCAGGGAATTATTACGATGTCTCAGGAATTTTCGGAAAAAATCAATATTCAGTTTTTAATTGAATCCAAAGAAGTGATTCGATACATGAGTTTGAATCCGAATGATGAGGAAATTATTTTAGCAATTTTGAGAACTTATCCCGGAGTTTATGAAGTAAAATCGAATTTGAATCTGGGTTTAATTGCAAAAAAATCTAATCGCTCTGAAGAACAAGTCATTGCGCTTTTAGAAAAACTGAAAGAGAAAGAAATTATAGAATACAAATCTAAAAACAACGACGCTACCATATTATTTAATGAAGTTCGCGAAGACGATCATACTATTAATAGAGTTTCGAAATATTTAGAAAAACAAAATCTAGTTAAAAAAGAACAGCTTTTATCTGTTTTGCATTATATAAAAGAAAACAAAACGTGCAAAAACAGATTGGTTTTGGATTATTTTGGAGAAGAAACCAGCGAAAATTGCGGTATTTGTTCTTACTGCATTACTCAAAAAGGAAAAATTACGGAAGCCGATTCGATCGCAGATAAGATTTTATCTTTGCTAAAAACTGCTTCTTTGACTTCGAGAGAAATTGAAAACCAGATAAAAATGGACGCAAAAGACATTATTTCGGTTCTTCAGGAATTGCTCGAAAACAATCACATCGTTATACAAGCGAATAATAAATACACTTTAAAATCATAA
- a CDS encoding cation diffusion facilitator family transporter has protein sequence MTNEQKAVKATIFSIIGNTCLALIKGLAGFFGNSYALIADAIESTTDIFSSCLVLFGIKYSNKPADENHPYGHGRAEPLITFLVVGFLITSATIIGYESIANIGTSHDLPKSWTLYVLGAIIIWKEYSFRIVMKRSKQTNSSSLAADAWHHRSDAITSVAAFIGISIALIMGKGYESADDWAALFAAFFILYNSYKIFRPALGEIMDENLNDDLVEEIRVVSLQVPGILGTEKCFIRKAGMRYHVDLHAIVSAKISVKEGHDLSHKLQDTLKEQIPQLGNVLIHIEPDDYHC, from the coding sequence ATGACAAACGAACAAAAAGCTGTAAAAGCTACTATTTTTAGTATAATAGGAAATACCTGCCTGGCCCTTATAAAAGGTCTCGCAGGTTTTTTTGGCAATTCATATGCCCTCATTGCAGATGCGATTGAATCGACTACAGATATATTTTCGTCGTGTTTGGTTTTATTCGGAATCAAATATTCTAATAAGCCTGCGGATGAAAATCACCCGTATGGTCACGGACGTGCAGAACCTTTGATTACTTTCTTAGTTGTTGGATTTTTAATCACTTCTGCAACTATTATTGGTTACGAAAGTATTGCTAATATTGGAACTTCGCACGATTTGCCTAAGTCTTGGACATTGTACGTTTTAGGCGCGATTATTATCTGGAAAGAGTACTCTTTTCGAATTGTCATGAAACGAAGCAAACAAACCAATAGTTCTTCTCTAGCAGCAGACGCTTGGCATCATAGAAGTGATGCAATAACTTCTGTAGCGGCTTTCATCGGAATTTCGATTGCCTTGATTATGGGAAAAGGCTACGAATCTGCAGATGATTGGGCGGCACTTTTCGCAGCGTTTTTTATTTTGTATAATAGTTATAAAATTTTCAGACCTGCGCTTGGTGAAATCATGGACGAAAATCTAAACGATGATTTAGTAGAAGAAATTCGTGTTGTTTCCTTACAAGTTCCAGGGATTCTTGGAACCGAAAAATGTTTTATCCGTAAAGCGGGAATGCGTTATCATGTAGATTTACACGCGATTGTTTCGGCAAAAATTTCGGTAAAAGAAGGGCATGATTTATCTCATAAATTGCAAGATACTTTAAAAGAACAAATTCCACAGTTAGGAAATGTTTTGATACACATTGAACCAGATGATTATCATTGTTAA
- a CDS encoding alpha/beta hydrolase family protein, with amino-acid sequence MKKLLLLFIVLIFNTIQAQEVKTLTYFQNDTLKLDLDLYLPKKKAGEKIPLIMFAFGGGFSGGERTSEKDFGKFMAQNGYAVASISYSLYMKGKDFGCKGTLTEKIKAIQIGVSDMWQATAFLIENADKYNLDTSKIFISGISAGAEIGFQASFWDYKLMNLYKSNLPENFKYKGFIGGSGAIQDINLITKEKAIPMLLAHGSNDDTVPYAAGSHRSCPTNASGWLILFGSYAVYNQMKDLHKDIELITFCGGGHEFSGYLFHEGQQYVLDFVNDVLNGKKFESHLIVPSKKGKGSARYSFCE; translated from the coding sequence ATGAAAAAACTCCTTTTACTTTTTATCGTACTTATATTTAATACTATTCAAGCACAAGAAGTCAAAACTCTGACTTATTTCCAAAACGACACTTTAAAACTAGATTTAGATTTATATCTGCCAAAGAAAAAAGCTGGTGAAAAAATTCCGTTAATTATGTTCGCTTTTGGCGGCGGATTTTCTGGCGGAGAACGTACAAGTGAAAAAGATTTCGGAAAATTTATGGCACAAAATGGTTATGCTGTTGCGAGTATTTCGTACAGTTTATACATGAAAGGAAAAGATTTTGGTTGCAAAGGAACTTTAACTGAAAAAATAAAAGCGATACAAATTGGTGTGAGTGATATGTGGCAGGCAACAGCTTTCTTAATTGAAAATGCTGATAAATATAATTTAGACACTTCAAAAATCTTCATTTCTGGAATTAGCGCTGGTGCTGAAATTGGTTTTCAAGCTTCTTTTTGGGATTATAAATTGATGAATTTATACAAAAGTAATCTTCCAGAAAATTTTAAATACAAAGGTTTTATCGGCGGTTCGGGTGCGATTCAGGATATTAATTTGATTACGAAAGAAAAAGCAATTCCGATGTTATTGGCTCATGGAAGCAATGATGATACCGTTCCATACGCCGCAGGCTCTCATCGTTCTTGCCCAACAAATGCTTCGGGTTGGTTGATTCTTTTTGGCTCTTATGCGGTTTATAACCAAATGAAAGATTTGCATAAAGACATTGAACTGATTACTTTTTGCGGCGGCGGACATGAATTCTCAGGTTATCTTTTTCACGAAGGACAGCAATATGTTTTAGATTTTGTGAATGATGTTTTGAATGGGAAGAAATTTGAATCGCATTTGATTGTGCCTTCTAAAAAAGGAAAAGGTTCTGCGAGATATTCATTTTGTGAATAA
- a CDS encoding DUF4290 domain-containing protein → MIEKYKREAASDVVYNLEYNSERQRLIIPEYGRHLQKLIDQATAIEDDETRNKAAKYIIQVMGSLNPHLRDVPDFQHKLWDQLFIMSDFKLNVESPYPIPSRDVLQLKPEILQYPQNFPKYRFYGNNIKYMIDVANKWEEGEMKNALVMVIANHMKKSFLSWNKDTVKDDVIFEHLYELSGGKINLLHSTEELLNTTDLMRTNKRMSNKTASGTQPKTQNNKNNNNKGGQKKNFQKNNNQK, encoded by the coding sequence ATGATCGAAAAATATAAAAGAGAAGCCGCAAGCGACGTTGTTTACAATTTAGAATATAATTCTGAAAGACAGCGATTAATTATTCCAGAGTATGGTCGTCATTTACAAAAATTGATCGATCAGGCTACCGCAATCGAAGATGATGAAACACGTAATAAAGCGGCAAAATATATCATTCAGGTTATGGGAAGCTTAAACCCGCATTTGCGTGACGTGCCAGATTTTCAGCATAAACTTTGGGATCAGCTTTTTATAATGTCTGATTTTAAGCTTAATGTAGAATCTCCTTATCCAATTCCGTCAAGAGATGTTTTGCAACTAAAACCAGAGATATTACAATATCCGCAGAACTTCCCGAAATACAGGTTTTATGGAAATAACATCAAATATATGATTGATGTTGCCAATAAATGGGAAGAAGGTGAAATGAAAAATGCATTGGTGATGGTAATTGCCAACCACATGAAAAAGTCGTTTTTAAGTTGGAACAAAGACACCGTAAAAGATGATGTGATTTTTGAGCATTTATATGAATTGTCTGGAGGAAAAATAAACCTGTTGCACAGTACAGAAGAATTGTTAAACACAACAGATTTAATGCGTACAAACAAGCGTATGTCTAATAAAACAGCTTCTGGAACTCAGCCTAAAACTCAGAATAACAAGAACAATAACAACAAAGGCGGACAAAAAAAGAATTTTCAAAAAAATAATAATCAAAAATAA
- a CDS encoding ATP-binding protein, with protein sequence MQKEIIVLLGGPGTGKSTLINELVARGFCCYPEISRQVTMKAQQEGIEQLFLEQPLLFSQMLLEGRIEQYKNALDEPDNVVFIDRGIPDVVAYMDYIGDEYPENFTKACEDYKYTKTFILPPWEEIYQSDAERYENFDQAVKIQEHLIETYKKYGYELIEVPKDTVENRILYILDKI encoded by the coding sequence GTGCAAAAAGAAATTATAGTCCTACTTGGCGGACCTGGTACTGGAAAATCAACACTTATTAACGAATTGGTAGCTCGTGGCTTTTGTTGCTATCCTGAAATTTCTAGACAGGTTACTATGAAAGCGCAGCAGGAAGGTATTGAACAACTGTTTCTGGAACAGCCGCTTTTGTTTAGCCAAATGCTTTTGGAAGGACGTATTGAACAATACAAAAATGCTCTTGACGAACCTGATAATGTGGTTTTTATTGACCGAGGAATTCCAGACGTTGTAGCTTATATGGATTATATTGGCGATGAATACCCGGAAAATTTCACAAAGGCTTGTGAAGACTATAAATATACCAAAACTTTTATTTTGCCGCCTTGGGAAGAAATTTACCAAAGTGATGCCGAACGCTATGAAAATTTTGATCAAGCAGTTAAAATTCAGGAACATCTTATTGAGACCTATAAAAAATATGGGTATGAACTGATTGAGGTTCCAAAAGATACGGTTGAAAACAGAATTCTTTATATCTTAGACAAAATTTAG
- the murA gene encoding UDP-N-acetylglucosamine 1-carboxyvinyltransferase, whose product MGIFKIEGGTPLKGEITPQGAKNEALQILCAVLLTGEKVKINNIPDIIDINKLITLLGNLGVKIQRNEPGSITFQADEVNVGYLETEAFKKEGGALRGSIMIVGPLLARFGKGYIPKPGGDKIGRRRLDTHFEGFINLGAKFRYNREDHFYGVESPEEGLQGTDMLLDEASVTGTANIVMAAVLAKGKTTVYNAACEPYLQQLCKMLNSMGAKITGVGSNLLTIEGVESLGGCEHRILPDMIEIGSWIGLAAMTKSEITIKNVSWENLGLIPNTFRKLGITIEKRNDDIYIPAHKNGYEVKTDIDGSILTIADAPWPGFTPDLLSIVLVVATQAKGDVLIHQKMFESRLFFVDKLIDMGAKIMLCDPHRAVVMGHNFESQLKATTMSSPDIRAGISLLIAALSAKGTSTIQNIEQIDRGYERIDERLRAIGAKIVRA is encoded by the coding sequence ATGGGAATTTTTAAAATCGAAGGAGGAACTCCTTTAAAAGGAGAAATCACTCCGCAAGGAGCAAAAAATGAGGCATTACAAATTTTATGTGCCGTGCTTCTAACAGGAGAGAAAGTAAAAATTAATAACATTCCTGATATTATAGACATCAATAAATTAATCACTTTGTTGGGGAATTTAGGTGTGAAAATTCAACGTAACGAACCAGGTTCAATTACTTTTCAAGCTGATGAAGTTAACGTTGGATATTTAGAAACAGAAGCTTTCAAAAAAGAAGGTGGAGCGCTTCGTGGTTCTATCATGATTGTTGGACCTCTTTTGGCTCGTTTCGGAAAAGGATATATTCCAAAACCTGGAGGAGATAAAATTGGGCGCCGTAGATTAGATACTCACTTTGAAGGTTTTATTAACCTTGGAGCAAAATTTAGATATAACAGAGAAGATCATTTTTATGGAGTAGAATCTCCAGAAGAAGGATTGCAAGGAACAGATATGCTTCTTGACGAAGCTTCTGTAACTGGAACTGCAAACATTGTAATGGCTGCTGTTTTAGCAAAAGGAAAAACTACAGTTTACAATGCTGCTTGTGAGCCATATTTACAGCAATTGTGTAAAATGCTAAACTCTATGGGAGCAAAAATCACTGGAGTTGGTTCTAATTTGTTGACTATTGAAGGTGTTGAAAGTCTTGGTGGTTGCGAGCACAGAATTCTTCCTGATATGATCGAAATCGGTTCTTGGATTGGTCTTGCGGCTATGACAAAAAGCGAAATCACAATCAAAAATGTTAGCTGGGAAAATTTAGGTTTGATTCCGAATACTTTTAGAAAACTTGGAATTACAATCGAAAAACGTAATGATGATATTTACATTCCTGCTCACAAAAATGGATACGAAGTAAAAACAGATATCGACGGTTCTATTTTAACAATTGCAGATGCACCTTGGCCAGGATTTACACCTGACTTATTAAGTATCGTTTTGGTTGTAGCAACTCAAGCAAAAGGAGACGTTTTAATTCACCAAAAAATGTTCGAAAGCCGTTTATTCTTCGTGGATAAATTAATCGATATGGGAGCAAAAATCATGTTATGCGATCCGCACAGAGCTGTTGTTATGGGGCATAATTTCGAATCTCAATTGAAAGCAACAACAATGTCTTCTCCTGATATTCGTGCAGGAATCTCATTATTGATTGCGGCGCTTTCTGCAAAAGGAACAAGTACGATTCAAAATATTGAACAAATCGACCGTGGATACGAGCGTATCGATGAGCGTTTAAGAGCAATCGGTGCAAAAATCGTAAGAGCTTAA